A stretch of Amycolatopsis balhimycina FH 1894 DNA encodes these proteins:
- a CDS encoding amidohydrolase family protein: protein MGPENLSRRELLVRGGAAAAALAVAGAGVAEAEPDVRPDAGPGGVVLREGTNMSAALSPDGRWIAVDLVTGIWVLPADGGRARRLTDDLQDATLPTWSPDGRRIAFQSYRDGNFHLYVVDAAGGTPRKLTSGRFDHREPVFSPDGAKIAFSSDRDGSYGIHLLDVASGAISTVVSTADEEASPRWSADGTKIVFTVNDTAIDVVTLATGARTRLVTATGTDKFYGPAFGPGGQPSYLRLRGAEADLMLGDQQLTKGEDVFGFAANWSGSAVLYTADGHLRRREQSGAVKDIPFEAGVSTATRDYRRRVRDLDSAAPKPVRGIAGPVVSRDGRRIAFRALNAIYVVAAGGGRPQRLIGDGYFTSDPDFHPDGTKLLYTSDRLGTADLWLRDLGTGKDTVLTRLAGAQVAPRWSPDGGRVAYADQDGATWIHDVATAVAQQVTPPLFMPGRPTWSPEGTVVALAAVKPYSRRYREGTSQILTVDLKTHELRYAEPMPFRSLATRGDDGPLWSPDGRYLAFTLESVAWIAPVDRTGRLIGAPRQITHDVTDSLAWQGNDTLVYLSKGQLKAQKITGGEPRTIRLDFAWARPRPPRPTVIHVGAAWDGVARTLRRDVDIVVDGGRIADVRPHRDAPRTVDAHDLTAMPGLIDLHNHWHLRGRQWGDRQGRLWLSYGITTTRSPGDPVYQMLETREALESGNRVGPRYFGTGEAIDGSRIYYNFMRPTLSPEQLDLELSRAVELEYDMIKTYVRFPVAYQQAAVRAAHRAGIPLSSHYLYPAANIGMDAMEHTGATNRLGYSHTVSRIGRSYQDAIALFTRSGMSITPTLFTSRALYADDKSLVTDERTEVLFPPWEYAQLKTTADTAGNPENAYLRQVLAGNVDMVLRIHRAGGFVVTGTDSPLDNVAVSTHQNLRAMVAFGFTPYEALTTATRNPARWLGLQDRIGVLKRGAYADLSLVSGNPLQDIKAAANVRTVLVGGVLRTVGELLAPYRNQPGARAATEVAPAARSAEKQHWWHVPEWSEHVCCAG, encoded by the coding sequence ATGGGGCCGGAAAATCTTTCCCGTCGTGAACTTCTCGTTCGTGGTGGCGCGGCCGCCGCCGCACTGGCCGTGGCCGGGGCGGGAGTCGCCGAAGCCGAACCGGACGTCCGGCCGGATGCCGGACCGGGCGGCGTGGTGCTGCGGGAGGGCACGAACATGTCCGCCGCGCTGTCGCCGGACGGCCGGTGGATCGCGGTCGACCTGGTCACCGGGATCTGGGTGCTGCCCGCCGACGGCGGTCGCGCCCGGCGGCTCACCGACGACCTGCAGGACGCCACGCTCCCCACCTGGTCGCCGGACGGCCGCCGGATCGCGTTCCAGTCCTACCGCGACGGCAACTTCCACCTGTACGTCGTCGATGCCGCCGGCGGTACGCCGCGCAAGCTCACCAGCGGGCGGTTCGACCACCGGGAGCCCGTGTTCTCACCGGACGGCGCCAAGATCGCCTTCAGCAGCGATCGGGACGGTAGCTACGGCATCCACCTGCTGGACGTCGCCTCCGGAGCGATCAGCACGGTGGTGTCCACCGCCGACGAAGAGGCGTCCCCGCGGTGGTCGGCCGACGGCACGAAGATCGTCTTCACCGTGAACGACACCGCCATCGACGTCGTCACCCTGGCCACCGGCGCACGCACGCGCCTGGTCACCGCGACCGGCACCGACAAGTTCTACGGCCCGGCGTTCGGTCCCGGCGGGCAGCCCAGCTACCTGCGGCTGCGGGGCGCCGAAGCGGACCTGATGCTCGGCGACCAGCAGCTGACCAAGGGCGAGGACGTCTTCGGCTTCGCCGCGAACTGGTCCGGGTCCGCCGTGCTCTACACCGCCGACGGGCACCTCCGGCGGCGCGAGCAGTCCGGCGCCGTCAAGGACATCCCGTTCGAAGCGGGCGTGTCCACGGCAACACGTGACTACCGAAGGCGGGTCCGTGACCTGGACTCGGCCGCGCCGAAGCCCGTCCGGGGCATCGCCGGTCCGGTGGTGTCCCGAGACGGCAGGCGGATCGCCTTCCGGGCCCTCAACGCGATCTACGTCGTCGCGGCCGGCGGCGGCCGGCCACAGCGGCTGATCGGCGACGGCTACTTCACCTCCGACCCGGACTTCCACCCGGACGGGACGAAGCTGCTCTACACGAGCGACCGGCTCGGCACCGCCGACCTGTGGCTGCGTGACCTCGGCACCGGTAAGGACACCGTCCTCACCCGGCTGGCGGGCGCCCAGGTCGCGCCGCGGTGGTCGCCGGACGGCGGCCGGGTGGCCTACGCCGACCAGGACGGTGCCACGTGGATCCACGACGTGGCCACGGCCGTGGCCCAGCAGGTGACGCCGCCGCTGTTCATGCCGGGCCGGCCCACCTGGTCGCCCGAAGGGACGGTCGTCGCACTGGCCGCGGTGAAGCCGTACTCGCGGCGGTACCGCGAAGGCACCAGCCAGATCCTCACGGTCGACCTGAAGACACACGAACTCCGCTACGCCGAGCCGATGCCGTTCCGGTCGCTCGCCACCCGCGGCGACGACGGTCCACTGTGGTCACCCGACGGCCGGTACCTCGCGTTCACGCTCGAAAGCGTCGCCTGGATCGCCCCGGTCGACCGCACCGGACGGCTGATCGGTGCGCCGAGGCAGATCACTCACGACGTCACGGATTCCCTTGCCTGGCAGGGGAACGACACACTCGTGTACCTGTCGAAGGGGCAGCTCAAGGCCCAGAAGATCACCGGCGGCGAGCCGCGCACGATCCGGCTCGACTTCGCGTGGGCCCGCCCGCGCCCGCCGCGCCCGACCGTCATCCACGTCGGCGCGGCGTGGGACGGCGTCGCCCGGACACTGCGGCGGGACGTCGACATCGTCGTCGACGGTGGCCGGATCGCCGACGTCCGGCCGCATCGGGACGCACCCCGGACCGTCGACGCGCACGACCTGACCGCCATGCCCGGGCTCATCGACCTCCACAACCACTGGCACCTGCGCGGCAGGCAGTGGGGCGACCGGCAGGGCAGGCTGTGGCTGTCCTACGGCATCACCACGACCCGCTCGCCCGGCGACCCGGTGTACCAGATGCTGGAGACGCGCGAGGCCCTGGAATCCGGGAACCGGGTCGGGCCGAGGTACTTCGGCACCGGGGAAGCCATCGACGGCTCCCGGATCTACTACAACTTCATGCGGCCGACGCTGTCGCCCGAGCAGCTCGACCTGGAGCTGTCCCGGGCGGTCGAGCTGGAATACGACATGATCAAGACGTACGTCCGGTTTCCCGTGGCCTACCAGCAGGCAGCGGTCCGGGCCGCGCACCGGGCGGGTATCCCGCTGTCGTCGCACTACCTGTACCCGGCGGCGAACATCGGCATGGACGCGATGGAGCACACCGGTGCCACCAACCGGCTCGGGTACTCGCACACGGTCAGCCGGATCGGCCGGTCGTACCAGGACGCGATCGCCTTGTTCACCCGCTCGGGGATGTCGATCACGCCGACGTTGTTCACCTCCCGGGCGTTGTACGCCGACGACAAGTCGCTCGTGACCGACGAGCGCACCGAGGTCCTTTTCCCGCCGTGGGAGTACGCGCAGCTCAAGACCACGGCGGACACCGCGGGCAACCCGGAGAACGCGTACCTCCGCCAGGTCCTCGCCGGGAACGTCGACATGGTGCTGCGGATCCACCGGGCGGGCGGGTTCGTGGTCACCGGCACGGACTCCCCGCTGGACAACGTGGCCGTCTCCACCCACCAGAACCTGCGGGCCATGGTCGCGTTCGGGTTCACGCCGTACGAGGCACTCACCACGGCCACCCGCAACCCGGCGCGGTGGCTGGGGCTCCAGGACCGGATCGGTGTGCTCAAGCGAGGTGCCTACGCCGATCTGTCGCTCGTCAGCGGCAACCCGCTGCAGGACATCAAGGCGGCCGCCAACGTCCGCACGGTGCTGGTCGGCGGGGTGCTGCGGACGGTCGGCGAGCTGCTGGCGCCCTACCGGAACCAGCCGGGCGCGCGGGCGGCCACCGAGGTGGCGCCCGCGGCCCGATCGGCCGAGAAACAGCACTGGTGGCACGTTCCGGAGTGGTCCGAACACGTGTGCTGCGCGGGCTGA
- a CDS encoding S53 family peptidase gives MRLRATAGLFASTTLLVTAFAVPASATPVPSTPNAAHQPSKHQFSAAARSFVGADTVEKRVAKLEAAMATLPKESTAYNATKLWNAGITGAGSTVATLVSFGDDKVKQVLATYSKNHGLPPANIEVIQPSGPVPACTDPGVDTATCQGWGGETDLDVTMMHAMAPNAKIIVAATPVAETQGFTGLPEMMHAVDYMTEHKLVDVISMSFGTTEENFPSFDSIKTLDPALDRASKAGITMVASSGDDGPTGGYLYGPGNYPYRVASWPASDPRVTTLGGTQLHLDANGNRTKPDDVVNVADNGFAEGAGLSKTYARPNWQDGVKKITGSKMRSFPDISMEGVHGTSQSAPLFAGVLALAVQAKHGKLGQINPALYEKLGPAGTKAGIVDVTEGDNSQDGVVGFTAAKGFDIATGWGTVDASVFVPALVKALR, from the coding sequence ATGAGATTGCGCGCCACCGCGGGCCTGTTCGCGAGCACCACACTGCTCGTGACGGCGTTCGCCGTCCCGGCGTCCGCCACGCCCGTGCCGAGCACGCCGAACGCGGCGCACCAGCCGTCGAAGCACCAGTTCTCGGCGGCCGCGCGGTCGTTCGTCGGCGCCGACACCGTCGAGAAGCGCGTCGCCAAACTGGAAGCGGCGATGGCGACGCTGCCGAAGGAGAGCACTGCCTACAACGCGACGAAGCTGTGGAACGCCGGCATCACCGGCGCAGGCAGCACCGTCGCGACGCTGGTGTCCTTCGGCGACGACAAGGTCAAGCAGGTCCTCGCCACCTACTCGAAGAACCACGGCCTGCCGCCGGCCAACATCGAGGTGATCCAGCCGTCCGGGCCGGTGCCCGCGTGCACCGATCCCGGTGTCGACACCGCGACCTGCCAGGGCTGGGGCGGCGAGACCGACCTCGACGTCACGATGATGCACGCCATGGCGCCGAACGCGAAGATCATCGTCGCGGCGACGCCGGTCGCGGAGACGCAGGGCTTCACCGGGCTGCCCGAGATGATGCACGCCGTCGACTACATGACCGAGCACAAGCTGGTCGACGTCATCTCGATGAGCTTCGGCACGACCGAGGAGAACTTCCCGTCGTTCGACTCGATCAAGACGCTCGACCCGGCGCTGGACCGCGCGAGCAAGGCCGGGATCACGATGGTCGCGTCCTCCGGTGACGACGGCCCGACCGGCGGCTACCTCTACGGCCCGGGCAACTATCCGTACCGCGTCGCGAGCTGGCCGGCGTCCGACCCGCGCGTGACGACGCTCGGCGGCACCCAGCTGCACCTCGACGCGAACGGCAACCGCACCAAGCCGGACGACGTCGTGAACGTCGCCGACAACGGCTTCGCCGAGGGCGCCGGGCTGTCGAAGACGTACGCACGGCCGAACTGGCAGGACGGCGTCAAGAAGATCACCGGCAGCAAGATGCGCTCGTTCCCGGACATCAGCATGGAAGGCGTTCACGGCACGTCGCAGTCCGCGCCGCTGTTCGCCGGCGTGCTCGCGCTCGCGGTGCAGGCCAAGCACGGCAAGCTCGGCCAGATCAACCCGGCGCTGTACGAAAAGCTGGGCCCGGCGGGCACGAAGGCGGGGATCGTCGACGTCACCGAGGGCGACAACAGCCAGGACGGCGTCGTCGGCTTCACCGCGGCGAAGGGGTTCGACATCGCCACCGGCTGGGGCACGGTCGACGCCTCGGTTTTCGTCCCGGCCTTGGTGAAAGCGCTCCGCTAA
- a CDS encoding PhoH family protein, which produces MYVLDTSVLLSDPWAVTRFAEHAVVLPLVVISELEAKRHHPELGWFARESLRMLDDLRRQYGRLDAPLPIGDHGGTLQVELNHSDPSVLPSGFRTDSNDHRILACALNLAAEFPAVTLVTKDIPLRVKAGAVGLEADEYRAQEVTPSGWTGMADVDVEQDVLDTLFGGGTVDPVEYGLDELAELPCHTGLRLLAGSSSALGRVTADKRIRLVRGDREAFGLHGRSAEQRVALDLLLDSDVGIVSLGGRAGTGKSALALCAGLEAVMERRQHRKVVVFRPVYAVGGQDLGYLPGSESEKMQPWAQAVFDTLGALVSQEVLDEVFDRGMLEVLPLTHIRGRSLHDTFVIVDEAQSLERNVLLTVLSRLGTASRVVLTHDVAQRDNLRVGRHDGVSAVIEKLKGHPLFAHVTLTRSERSPIAALVTEMLEDHG; this is translated from the coding sequence ATGTACGTGCTCGACACGTCGGTCCTCCTTTCGGACCCGTGGGCCGTGACTCGGTTCGCCGAGCACGCCGTCGTGCTGCCGCTGGTCGTCATCAGTGAACTGGAGGCGAAGCGCCACCACCCGGAGCTCGGCTGGTTCGCCCGGGAATCCCTGCGCATGCTCGACGACCTGCGCCGGCAGTACGGCAGGCTCGACGCGCCGCTCCCCATCGGGGACCACGGCGGCACGCTGCAGGTGGAGCTGAACCACTCGGACCCGTCGGTACTCCCGTCCGGGTTCCGGACCGACTCCAACGACCACCGCATCCTCGCCTGCGCGCTCAACCTGGCGGCGGAGTTCCCGGCGGTCACCCTGGTGACGAAGGACATCCCGCTGCGGGTCAAGGCCGGGGCCGTCGGTCTCGAGGCGGACGAGTACCGCGCGCAGGAAGTGACGCCGTCGGGCTGGACCGGCATGGCGGACGTCGACGTCGAGCAGGACGTGCTCGACACGCTGTTCGGCGGCGGCACCGTCGACCCGGTCGAGTACGGCTTGGACGAGCTCGCCGAGCTGCCCTGCCACACCGGGCTGCGGCTGCTCGCGGGCAGCTCCAGCGCGCTGGGGCGGGTCACGGCGGACAAGCGCATCCGGCTCGTCCGGGGCGACCGCGAGGCGTTCGGCCTGCACGGCCGCAGCGCCGAGCAGCGCGTCGCGCTCGACCTGCTGCTCGACTCCGACGTCGGGATCGTGTCGCTCGGCGGCCGGGCCGGCACCGGCAAGTCGGCGCTCGCGCTGTGCGCCGGGCTCGAGGCGGTGATGGAACGCCGTCAGCACCGCAAGGTCGTGGTGTTCCGGCCGGTCTACGCCGTCGGTGGCCAGGACCTCGGCTACCTGCCCGGGTCCGAGAGCGAGAAGATGCAGCCATGGGCGCAGGCGGTGTTCGACACGCTCGGCGCGCTGGTCAGCCAGGAGGTCCTCGACGAGGTCTTCGACCGCGGCATGCTCGAGGTGCTCCCGCTGACGCACATCCGCGGCCGCTCGCTGCACGACACGTTCGTCATCGTCGACGAGGCCCAGTCGCTGGAGCGGAACGTCCTGCTCACGGTGCTTTCGCGGCTCGGCACGGCGTCGCGGGTGGTGCTCACGCACGACGTCGCCCAGCGTGACAACCTGCGCGTCGGCCGGCACGACGGCGTCTCGGCGGTGATCGAGAAGCTGAAGGGCCACCCGCTGTTCGCGCACGTGACCCTCACCCGCTCCGAACGCTCGCCGATCGCCGCCCTGGTCACCGAGATGCTGGAGGACCACGGCTAG
- a CDS encoding Pr6Pr family membrane protein, with protein MHSSKLTRAWFAVTALVALTGLVLQVIATAGDTSGRFTTVAGRVANLFCFFTIDSNLLVIVTSALVAFGAARGGLFRVLWLDALAGIIVTGIVYQVALAGLYDLHGLAFFADTMLHKVTPILFVLGWLLVGPRGAFTWRTVWWSLAYPLVWLAFTLPRGALTGFYPYPFVDADALGYGQVTLNCVFIGLFFAALGAGAFLYDRRFARLGSGL; from the coding sequence ATGCACAGTTCGAAGCTCACCCGCGCCTGGTTCGCGGTCACCGCACTGGTCGCCCTGACCGGCCTGGTCCTCCAGGTGATCGCCACCGCGGGCGACACCTCCGGCCGCTTCACGACGGTCGCGGGACGGGTGGCGAACCTGTTCTGCTTCTTCACGATCGACTCGAACCTGCTGGTCATCGTGACATCGGCGCTGGTGGCGTTCGGCGCGGCGCGAGGCGGGCTGTTCCGGGTGCTCTGGCTCGACGCGCTGGCCGGCATCATCGTGACCGGCATCGTCTACCAGGTCGCCCTCGCCGGCCTGTACGACTTGCACGGCCTCGCGTTCTTCGCCGACACGATGCTGCACAAGGTGACGCCGATCCTGTTCGTGCTCGGCTGGCTCCTCGTCGGCCCGCGCGGGGCCTTCACGTGGCGCACCGTCTGGTGGTCGCTGGCCTACCCGCTGGTGTGGCTGGCGTTCACGCTCCCCCGCGGCGCACTCACCGGCTTCTACCCGTACCCGTTCGTCGACGCGGACGCCCTCGGCTACGGCCAGGTGACGCTGAACTGCGTCTTCATCGGGCTCTTCTTCGCCGCGCTCGGCGCGGGCGCCTTCCTGTACGACCGCCGGTTCGCCCGGCTAGGGTCGGGCCTATGA
- a CDS encoding DUF309 domain-containing protein has translation MSRRDRDDEGRARNARPRDGLGRPLPYGSDGVERQPEGIVRAPAQTLAEAQRLLDDGKPFHAHEVFEDAWKTTDGPDRELWRGLAQLAVGLTHAARGNNVGAVSLLERGAANIEPFRSDPPHGIDVAGLQEWARSLADEAKQRVRVSPSSPRLTC, from the coding sequence ATGAGCCGCCGCGACCGGGACGACGAGGGACGGGCACGCAACGCGCGGCCGCGCGACGGGCTCGGACGGCCGTTGCCGTACGGCTCCGACGGCGTCGAGCGCCAGCCGGAAGGCATCGTGCGCGCCCCGGCGCAAACGCTTGCGGAGGCGCAACGGCTGCTCGACGACGGTAAGCCGTTCCACGCGCACGAGGTCTTCGAGGACGCCTGGAAGACCACTGACGGGCCGGACCGCGAGCTCTGGCGCGGCCTCGCGCAGCTCGCCGTCGGGCTGACGCACGCCGCCCGCGGCAACAACGTCGGCGCGGTGTCGCTGCTGGAGCGGGGCGCGGCGAACATCGAGCCCTTCCGGAGCGACCCGCCGCACGGCATCGACGTCGCCGGCCTGCAGGAGTGGGCGCGAAGCCTGGCCGACGAGGCGAAGCAGCGCGTCCGTGTGTCGCCGAGCTCGCCGCGGCTGACGTGCTGA
- a CDS encoding GuaB1 family IMP dehydrogenase-related protein: MRFLDGHRPAHDLTYDDVFLLPNRSDVESRFDVDLSTADGTGATIPIVVANMTAVAGRRMAETVARRGGLVVLPQDVDSSAVAEIVGWVKSRHTVWDTPLVLTGAAAVADALNLVHKRAHGAVVVVDDEGRPVGVVDEAACAGVDRFARLADVAQPASVAVPLSTPPREVFERLHSSGAQLALGLDADGRLAGVLTAVGALRAEVYTPAVDGDGKLRVAAAIGVNGDVAAKAEAVLGSGVDVLVVDTAHGHQEKMIAALKAVRAVSPQVPVVAGNVVTAEGTRDLIQAGADVVKVGVGPGAMCTTRMMTGVGRPQFSAVADCAAAARELGKHVWADGGVRHPRDVALALAAGASAAMVGSWFAGTYESPGDLRFDEQGRPYKESFGMASKRAVGARTRTDNSFDRARKALFEEGISASRMSLDPQRPGVEDLLDSIGSGVRSSCTYAGARTLEEFHERALLGVQSAAGFAEGRPLPSGW; encoded by the coding sequence GTGCGTTTCCTCGACGGCCATCGGCCCGCCCACGACCTGACCTACGACGACGTGTTCCTGCTGCCGAACCGTTCGGACGTGGAGTCCCGCTTCGATGTCGACCTCTCCACCGCGGACGGTACCGGCGCGACGATCCCGATCGTGGTCGCCAACATGACCGCGGTCGCCGGACGCCGGATGGCCGAGACGGTCGCCCGCCGCGGCGGCCTGGTCGTGCTTCCGCAAGATGTGGACAGCTCAGCCGTCGCCGAGATCGTCGGCTGGGTGAAGAGCCGCCACACGGTGTGGGACACGCCGCTGGTGCTCACCGGCGCGGCCGCGGTGGCCGACGCGCTCAACCTGGTCCACAAGCGCGCCCACGGCGCTGTCGTGGTCGTCGACGACGAAGGCCGCCCAGTCGGCGTCGTGGACGAAGCGGCCTGTGCGGGCGTCGACCGCTTCGCGCGTCTCGCCGACGTCGCGCAGCCCGCCAGCGTCGCCGTCCCGCTGAGCACGCCGCCGCGGGAGGTCTTCGAGCGGCTGCACAGCAGCGGTGCCCAGCTGGCGCTCGGCCTGGACGCCGACGGCCGGCTCGCGGGCGTCCTGACCGCCGTCGGGGCGCTGCGCGCGGAGGTCTACACCCCGGCTGTCGACGGCGACGGCAAGCTGCGCGTCGCGGCCGCGATCGGCGTCAACGGCGACGTCGCGGCGAAGGCCGAGGCCGTGCTCGGGTCGGGCGTCGACGTGCTGGTCGTCGACACCGCGCACGGGCACCAGGAGAAGATGATCGCCGCGCTGAAGGCCGTCCGGGCGGTGTCTCCGCAGGTCCCGGTGGTCGCCGGGAACGTGGTCACCGCCGAGGGCACGCGCGACCTGATCCAGGCCGGCGCCGACGTCGTCAAGGTCGGCGTCGGGCCGGGCGCGATGTGCACGACCCGGATGATGACCGGCGTGGGCCGCCCGCAGTTCTCCGCGGTCGCCGACTGCGCGGCCGCCGCGCGCGAGCTGGGCAAGCACGTCTGGGCCGACGGCGGCGTCCGCCACCCGCGTGACGTCGCGCTGGCGCTGGCCGCGGGCGCGTCCGCGGCGATGGTCGGCTCGTGGTTCGCCGGCACCTACGAATCCCCCGGTGACCTGCGGTTCGACGAGCAGGGCCGGCCGTACAAGGAGTCGTTCGGCATGGCGTCGAAGCGCGCGGTCGGCGCGCGGACGCGCACGGACAACTCGTTCGACCGGGCGCGGAAGGCGCTGTTCGAGGAGGGCATCTCGGCGTCGCGGATGTCCCTCGACCCGCAGCGACCCGGTGTCGAGGACCTGCTGGACTCGATCGGCTCCGGCGTCCGCTCTTCCTGCACTTATGCGGGTGCTCGCACCCTCGAGGAGTTCCACGAGCGCGCGCTGCTGGGCGTCCAGTCGGCGGCCGGCTTCGCCGAAGGCCGCCCCCTCCCCTCCGGCTGGTAA
- a CDS encoding MBL fold metallo-hydrolase, whose translation MTAIVQNLVTSGVFRLDGGSWDVDNNVWIVGDDTTVIVIDAAHDAKAIENVVGERKLAAIVCTHAHNDHVNAAPQLAAATGAPILLHPDDRVLWDQTHPDRAPDGELKDGQTITIAGTALRVVHTPGHAPGAVCLYAGELGVLFTGDTLFHGGPGATGRSYSDYPTIVESIRAKLFTLPDSTKVHTGHGEGTTIGAEKTASTGWEQP comes from the coding sequence ATGACGGCGATCGTGCAGAACCTGGTGACCTCCGGCGTTTTCCGGCTCGACGGCGGCAGCTGGGACGTCGACAACAACGTGTGGATCGTGGGCGACGACACGACGGTGATCGTGATCGACGCGGCGCACGACGCGAAGGCGATCGAGAACGTCGTCGGCGAGCGGAAGCTGGCCGCGATCGTCTGCACCCACGCGCACAACGACCACGTCAACGCCGCGCCGCAGCTCGCCGCCGCGACCGGCGCGCCCATCCTGCTGCACCCGGACGACCGCGTCCTCTGGGACCAGACCCACCCGGACCGCGCGCCGGACGGAGAGCTGAAGGACGGCCAGACCATCACGATCGCGGGCACGGCGCTGCGGGTCGTCCACACGCCGGGGCACGCGCCCGGCGCGGTCTGCCTCTACGCCGGAGAACTCGGCGTGCTGTTCACCGGCGACACGCTCTTCCACGGCGGCCCTGGCGCCACCGGACGGTCCTATTCGGACTATCCCACCATCGTGGAGTCCATCCGCGCGAAGCTGTTCACGCTCCCGGACAGCACGAAGGTCCACACCGGACACGGCGAAGGCACGACCATCGGCGCCGAGAAGACGGCCTCGACCGGCTGGGAGCAGCCCTAG
- the trhA gene encoding PAQR family membrane homeostasis protein TrhA, with protein sequence MSLTTEPPEPVADLRPRLRGHIHFWTFFGALAAAATLISLAASTVSPVAALATSVYGLTVLGLFGVSALYHRRFWSPRAYKWMKRADHSMIFLFIAGTYTPFTLLAMSKPTGYVILSIVWGGAIAGVALKMLWPNAPRWLGVPIYIALGWVAVFVFPELLTHAGVAALVLLCVGGLFYTLGAVFYAVKWPNHWPETFGYHEFFHACTVLAAVSHYIAIWLAMYA encoded by the coding sequence GTGAGCCTGACGACGGAACCACCCGAGCCCGTAGCGGACCTCCGCCCCCGGCTGCGCGGGCACATCCACTTCTGGACGTTCTTCGGCGCCCTGGCCGCGGCGGCGACGCTGATCAGCCTGGCGGCGTCCACAGTGTCCCCGGTCGCGGCACTGGCGACGTCGGTCTACGGCCTGACGGTGCTGGGCCTGTTCGGCGTGAGCGCGCTGTACCACCGCCGCTTCTGGAGTCCCCGCGCGTACAAGTGGATGAAGCGCGCGGACCACTCGATGATCTTCCTGTTCATCGCGGGAACGTACACACCGTTCACCCTGCTGGCGATGTCGAAGCCGACGGGCTACGTGATCTTGTCGATCGTGTGGGGCGGGGCGATCGCGGGCGTGGCGTTGAAGATGCTGTGGCCGAACGCGCCCCGCTGGCTCGGCGTCCCGATCTACATCGCGCTCGGCTGGGTCGCGGTGTTCGTGTTCCCGGAGCTGTTGACGCACGCCGGGGTCGCGGCGTTGGTGCTGCTGTGCGTGGGCGGGCTGTTCTACACGCTGGGCGCGGTGTTCTACGCCGTCAAGTGGCCCAATCACTGGCCGGAGACGTTCGGGTACCACGAGTTCTTCCACGCGTGCACGGTGCTGGCCGCGGTGTCGCACTACATCGCGATCTGGCTGGCCATGTACGCCTAG
- a CDS encoding isoprenyl transferase: protein MSVRSFLSDVVYSAYGRRLIQQAAGRHPRHIAIMLDGNRRWAREAGFADVADGHRAGAKKIADFLSWCQEADVEVVTMWLLSTDNLNRDPDELTPLLEIITDVTDELAAPGTPWQLRIVGALDLLPAEVAKRLSEAAARTEGRTGMEVNVAVGYGGRQEIADAVRKLLLQHADEGTSIHEMAKILDVDHISEHLYTSGQPDPDLIIRTSGEQRLSGFLLWQSAHSEFWFTEAYWPAFRRVDFLRAIRDYAWRHRRFGS from the coding sequence GTGAGTGTTCGCTCGTTCTTGTCCGACGTCGTGTACAGCGCCTACGGCAGGCGCCTCATCCAGCAGGCCGCCGGGCGGCATCCCCGGCACATCGCCATCATGCTCGACGGCAACCGCCGTTGGGCCCGTGAAGCGGGCTTCGCGGACGTTGCGGACGGCCACCGGGCCGGAGCGAAGAAGATCGCGGACTTCCTGAGCTGGTGTCAGGAAGCCGACGTCGAGGTCGTCACCATGTGGCTGCTGTCCACCGACAACCTCAACCGCGACCCGGACGAGCTCACGCCGCTGCTGGAGATCATCACCGACGTCACCGACGAGCTCGCCGCGCCCGGGACGCCGTGGCAGCTGCGGATCGTCGGCGCCCTCGACCTGTTGCCGGCCGAAGTCGCGAAGCGACTCAGCGAAGCCGCCGCGCGGACCGAAGGCCGGACCGGGATGGAAGTGAACGTCGCGGTCGGTTACGGCGGGCGCCAGGAGATCGCGGACGCCGTGCGCAAGCTGCTGCTCCAGCACGCCGACGAGGGCACGTCCATCCACGAGATGGCGAAGATCCTCGACGTCGACCACATCTCGGAGCACCTCTACACCTCGGGGCAGCCGGACCCCGACCTGATCATCCGCACCTCCGGTGAGCAGCGGCTTTCCGGCTTCCTGCTCTGGCAGTCCGCGCACTCGGAGTTCTGGTTCACCGAGGCGTACTGGCCCGCGTTCCGCCGCGTCGACTTCCTGCGCGCGATTCGTGACTACGCGTGGCGACACCGCCGGTTCGGCTCATAA